The following are encoded in a window of Microcaecilia unicolor chromosome 14, aMicUni1.1, whole genome shotgun sequence genomic DNA:
- the LOC115457472 gene encoding alpha-2-macroglobulin-like protein 1 — MTFANMDKAYHAGVAYTGQMKAQGSDGGVLMNQKVYLAVQIDGQVSQTEKCFLTDSQGMVTFNLDTSDWTNSVNLQGKLVLKDPVYQEGKVTAYYQHAYYTVQPLYSSAKSFLHIQGP, encoded by the exons ATGACGTTTGCGAACATGGACAAGGCGTATCATGCAGGAGTTGCCTACACAGGACAG ATGAAAGCTCAGGGTTCTGATGGTGGTGTGTTGATGAACCAGAAAGTTTATCTTGCTGTTCAAATTGATGGGCAAGTCAGCCAAACTGAGAAATGTTTTTTAACAGACAGCCAGGGAATGGTAACCTTCAATCTGGACACCTCAGACTGGACTAATTCCGTAAACCTTCAG GGCAAGCTTGTTCTTAAAGACCCTGTCTACCAAGAGGGGAAGGTTACTGCGTATTACCAACATGCCTACTACACAGTGCAACCCTTATACTCCAGCGCCAAGAGCTTCCTACACATTCAGGGACCTTAG